Proteins from one Scylla paramamosain isolate STU-SP2022 chromosome 3, ASM3559412v1, whole genome shotgun sequence genomic window:
- the LOC135094217 gene encoding trichohyalin-like, which yields MCVYRDCHVQACGEKHQSKQSAVHVGVATKHQLKLATFPHTCISLCTPTFDLRKEMRFVLSIYLIALTGPWLVSCATRPHRPLAQCVRDRQELIVLSSTALAERLNLTQRVTSLKEALQGAQEEHLALSREHTGLLSEHLVVLDALRTLQGEHRSLQEEQAGLHREHLGLAKGHQETVRELDRLKEDHAVVRKELNRLQKKHFGLKSGHFRLKKDYTDLTTERARLKSVAQQKEQHLRLLLHEKDLLSLALQEREKENDMLKESLVSIARQKDENLRLLWQEKHQLSISLQEKQEENNILKEELKKMIKVSEEMILKKKEEDYLFHEELRRLMDVNEEMTVQGKEEEDAILHEQMQKLMNVNEEMAVQEKDDILHEELRRLMDVSEEMALQVKEDMMHKELEMLMDVSEEMVLQEREEEVAMLHEELEKLTDVSEEMAVQEREEEDAMLHEELEKLMDVSEEMAVQKKDDLLYEELERLMDSNEEMAVQEKDDMLHEELERLMDSNEEMAVQEKDDLLHEELERLLDVNEEMAVQEKDDLLHEELERLMDSNEEMAVQEKYDLLHEELRRLMDVREEMALQVKEDMLHEELRRLMDVSEEMALQVKEDMMHEELEMLMDVNEEMAVQEREEEDVMLHEELEKLMDVSEEMALQEREEEDVMLHEELEKLMDVSEEMAVQEKEEEDAMLHEELEKLMDVSEEMAVQEREEEDAMLHEELEKLMDVSEEMAVQVKEDMLHEEMERLMDGNEEIAVLENDAMLLESLMYLQVKEEMLTEEVESLMDGNEEIVVLENDAMLLERLMYLQVKEDVLTEELESLIDVSEEMALQEREAVKAEEQENRQMNFEENNLVKKEPLKEFVEDDYFPSYSSVAEGRTETGAMPFEHQDGQEEEHKMSVPMTLAKYKAFITGDGSQSDILESFYSKVRVSLLENQKILDSYMTSDATEKKSEK from the coding sequence ATGTGcgtatacagggactgccacgtgcaggctTGTGGAGAAAAACACCAGTCAAAACAGTCTGCAGTGCATGTAGGTGTGGCAACGAAACACCAACTTAAATTGGCAACTTTTCCTCACACCTGCATTTCCTTATGCACACCAACATTTGAtttaaggaaagaaatgaggttTGTATTAAGCATATATCTGATAGCGCTGACGGGTCCCTGGCTCGTCAGCTGCGCCACGAGGCCTCACCGGCCACTGGCGCAGTGTGTCAGGGACCGGCAGGAGCTGATCGTCTTGAGCAGCACTGCCCTGGCTGAGAGGTTGAACCTCACCCAGAGGGTCACCTCTCTGAAGGAGGCTCTGCAGGGTGCCCAAGAGGAACACCTTGCATTGAGCCGAGAACACACCGGGCTGCTCTCTGAGCACCTGGTTGTGTTGGACGCCCTCCGCACGCTGCAGGGCGAGCACCGCAGCCTGCAGGAGGAGCAGGCGGGCCTGCACAGGGAACACCTGGGCCTTGCAAAAGGCCACCAGGAGACTGTGCGGGAACTTGACCGCCTGAAGGAAGACCACGCTGTGGTCCGGAAGGAGCTGAACAGGCTCCAAAAGAAGCACTTTGGCCTGAAGAGTGGTCACTTCAGGCTGAAGAAGGACTATACTGACCTGACCACTGAGAGAGCAAGGCTGAAAAGCGTTGCGCAGCAGAAGGAGCAACACCTGCGCCTTTTGCTCCACGAAAAGGACCTGCTCTCCCTGGCTCtgcaggagagggaaaaagaaaatgatatgtTGAAGGAGAGTCTGGTAAGCATAGCGCGCCAGAAGGATGAAAATCTACGCCTTCTGTGGCAAGAAAAGCACCAGCTCTCCATCTCTCTgcaggaaaaacaggaagaaaataacatactAAAGGAAGAGCtcaaaaagatgataaaagtcAGTGAGGAAATGAttctgaagaaaaaagaggaagattacTTGTTCCATGAAGAGCTCAGAAGATTGATGGATGTCAACGAGGAAATGACTGtgcaaggaaaagaggaagaagatgccATTCTGCATGAACAAATGCAAAAATTGATGAATGTCAACGAGGAAATGGCTGTGCAGGAAAAAGACGACATATTGCATGAAGAGCTCAGAAGACTGATGGATGTTAGCGAGGAAATGGCTCTGCAGGTAAAAGAGGACATGATGCATAAAGAGCTGGAAATGTTGATGGATGTCAGCGAGGAAATGGTTctacaggaaagagaggaagaagttgCGATGTTGCATGAAGAGCTAGAAAAACTGACGGATGTCAGCGAAGAAATGGCTGtgcaggaaagagaggaagaagatgcgATGTTGCATGAAGAGCTAGAAAAACTGATGGATGTCAGCGAGGAAATGGCTGTGCAGAAAAAAGACGACTTATTGTATGAAGAGCTAGAAAGGTTGATGGATAGCAACGAAGAAATGGCTGTGCAGGAAAAAGACGACATGTTGCATGAAGAGCTAGAAAGGTTGATGGATAGCAACGAGGAAATGGCTGTGCAGGAAAAAGACGACTTGTTGCATGAAGAGCTAGAAAGACTGTTGGATGTCAATGAGGAAATGGCTGTGCAGGAAAAAGACGACTTGTTGCATGAAGAGCTAGAAAGGTTGATGGATAGCAACGAGGAAATGGCTGTGCAGGAAAAATACGACTTGTTGCATGAAGAGCTCAGAAGATTGATGGATGTCAGAGAGGAAATGGCTCTGCAGGTAAAAGAGGACATGTTGCATGAAGAGCTCAGAAGATTGATGGATGTTAGCGAAGAAATGGCTCTGCAGGTAAAAGAGGACATGATGCATGAAGAGCTGGAAATGTTGATGGATGTCAACGAGGAAATGGCTGtgcaggaaagagaggaagaagatgtgATGTTGCATGAAGAGCTAGAAAAACTGATGGATGTCAGCGAGGAAATGGCTCtgcaggaaagagaggaagaagatgtgATGTTGCATGAAGAGCTAGAAAAACTGATGGATGTCAGCGAGGAAATGGCTGtgcaggaaaaagaggaagaagatgcgaTGTTGCATGAAGAGCTAGAAAAACTGATGGATGTCAGCGAGGAAATGGCTGtgcaggaaagagaggaagaagatgcgATGTTGCATGAAGAGCTAGAAAAACTGATGGATGTCAGCGAGGAAATGGCTGTGCAGGTAAAAGAGGATATGTTACatgaagagatggaaaggtTGATGGATGGCAACGAGGAAATCGCTGTGCTGGAAAATGATGCCATGTTGCTGGAAAGCTTGATGTATCTGcaggtaaaggaggaaatgtTGACTGAAGAGGTGGAAAGTTTGATGGATGGCAATGAGGAAATAGTTGTGCTGGAAAATGATGCCATGTTGCTGGAAAGGTTGATGTATCTGCAGGTAAAAGAGGACGTGTTGACTGAAGAGCTGGAAAGTTTAATTGATGTCAGCGAGGAAATGGCTCTACAGGAAAGAGAAGCAGTGAAAGCTGAGGAGCAGGAAAACCGCCAGATGAATTTTGAAGAAAATAACTTGGTGAAGAAAGAACCGCTGAAGGAATTCGTGGAGGATGATTACTTTCCCTCTTATAGCAGTGTGGCAGAAGGACGCACTGAGACAGGCGCGATGCCTTTCGAGCATCAAGACGGCCAAGAAGAAGAGCACAAGATGAGCGTTCCGATGACCCTCGCCAAGTACAAGGCGTTCATTACTGGTGATGGGTCTCAGAGCGACATCTTGGAAAGCTTTTACTCAAAGGTACGAGTCTCCCTCTTAGAGAACCAAAAAATCCTTGACTCATATATGACTTCCGACGCCACAGAGAAAAAGTCTGAGAAGTGA